From the Primulina tabacum isolate GXHZ01 chromosome 3, ASM2559414v2, whole genome shotgun sequence genome, one window contains:
- the LOC142540346 gene encoding GRF1-interacting factor 2-like, with protein MQQHAPQGMNSATTPSPLSLVSTEQIQKLLDENKNLIMAILESQKIGKMAECAQYQAILQKNLMYLAAIADAQPQGSTAPPSQLPTSSLTPPGSHVLQSHATTVQQQQVGVPVAKLPFQLNSMRSQDQQNQLLQFQQQQLQGHFGHGGITNNGMHLLMQPGVAGSGNLMDLRGSQLGAMESNSGDGHGHSALGSVDGRE; from the exons ATGCAGCAACACGCACCCCAAGGAATGAATTCTGCTACCACCCCGTCCCCACTCAGTCTCGTCTCCACCGAGCAGATTCAAAAG TTGTTGGATGAGAACAAAAACTTGATCATGGCTATACTGGAGAGCCAAAAAATTGGGAAAATGGCTGAATGTGCTCA GTATCAAGCCATTCTTCAGAAGAACTTAATGTATTTAGCTGCCATCGCTGATGCTCAGCCACAAGGATCAACCGCACCCCCTTCACAG CTTCCCACTAGTTCTCTTACCCCACCCGGAAGCCATGTGCTACAGTCTCACGCAACAACTGTTCAACAGCAACAAGTCGGCGTTCCTGTTGCAAAGTTACCTTTCCAGCTCAATTCTATGAGGTCTCAAGACCAACAAAATCAGCTTCTACAATTCCAACAACAGCAGTTGCAAGGCCATTTTGGTCATGGAGGGATAACTAATAATGGTATGCATCTACTTATGCAACCTGGAGTTGCCGGTTCAGGTAATTTGATGGATTTAAGAGGAAGCCAGCTGGGTGCTATGGAGTCTAATTCTGGTGACGGTCACGGACACTCTGCTCTGGGATCCGTTGATGGACGAGAATGA
- the LOC142540344 gene encoding uncharacterized protein LOC142540344 isoform X7, with the protein MDTTAAGAAATRGGVSLPLSSSSQPSRKEWRVVSEQMVRNSANEEVERSKIGQSDERLIYEQRLQTVAKQRVELQHIEIELRGQLFASSKILELQNTYDAQIHEHVNVNIKLQEQLHELEQNLRELERKIEEKERELHAIRLDNEAAWAKEDLIREQSKELQSYRRERENSEAERVQHIKQIHDLQEHFQEKEQQFLELQDQHRIAQDAIIFKDEQLREAQAWMTRAREMDALQSTTNHTLHAELHERTEQCNQLWIGCQRQFGEMERLHLHIQQLQLELADARERSGSYSDGPQVSQTNSKDVSIGRNKGGQLEGKGLPSENSGSVLNGNSENVLSLASGGHSSTLTDHVHGVPFSPSLIGMPTFLPPGQMAALRPFVIHQQGLPHSVQLQGTQSPFHSVPAISTIQQWQQHQPDNQHAPVHQHQQTQENSVGTESNGYCQVSENEQTLNSSYLDNNINQELLPGSVVLSPNEEAQLLNNVQVLNSVDKSYDSVQSQQNLLQVSSQFHDSLRLDPIENNNANKEKSINSVIDNGVENKNPGMELLNPSISASSSEASTPVNFIETTNTPLVSVLTNGIVSTGQKTDVVGKTGEHFLLDERSLLACIVRTIGSGGRIRISSTLPNRLGKMLGPLHWHDYKKQYGKLDDFVASHPELFVIEGDFIQLREGAQEIIAATAAVAKVAAAAAAAPSSYSSFLPSVTVTPMAQSHRLKKIYSFDSSPVNVDKSNLNSSHLLVTPSQNLNGASFNISGGISNVKILSKPKDRVERNDSESKLGRSVQVENGTNSDKNDFFQSKGVSQARHGTSRAIGAASNPRR; encoded by the exons ACAGTGGCAAAACAAAGAGTAGAATTGCAGCATATTGAGATCGAACTTCGGGGGCAACTGTTTGCGAGTTCCAAAATCTTGGAGTTGCAGAATACTTATGATGCTCAGATACACGAGCATGTGAATGTAAATATCAAATTACAG GAACAATTGCATGAGTTGGAACAGAATTTACGTGAGCTGGAGAGAAAGATAGAAGAAAAGGAAAGAGAGCTGCATGCTATTAGATTGGATAATGAAGCG GCCTGGGCCAAAGAGGACCTTATCAGGGAACAAAGTAAAGAGCTCCAGAGCTACAG GAGGGAGAGAGAGAATTCCGAGGCTGAAAGAGTGCAACACATTAAACAAATACATGATCTTCAGGAACATTTTCAAGAAAAAGAACAGCAGTTTTTGGAGCTGCAGGATCAG CATAGAATTGCACAAGATGCCATTATTTTCAAAGATGAACAGTTACGTGAGGCACAAGCTTGGATGACTCGTGCTCGGGAAATGGATGCCTTGCAATCTACCACTAACCATACATTGCATGCTGAACTGCATGAACGTACAGAGCAGTGTAATCAGTTGTGGATAGGCTGTCAAAGACAG TTTGGTGAGATGGAAAGGCTTCATCTGCATATCCAACAGCTGCAGCTTGAATTAGCTGATGCTAGAGAAAGAAGTGGAAGTTACTCAGATGGACCACAAGTATCACAAACAAATTCAAAGGATGTTTCTATCGGACGGAACAAGGGTGGACAGCTGGAGGGAAAAGGCTTGCCGAGTGAAAATTCTGGTAGCGTATTGAATGGAAATTCTGAAAACGTTTTGTCCTTGGCTTCTGGAGGTCATTCGTCAACCCTG ACCGACCATGTTCATGGTGTTCCATTTTCTCCATCACTGATTGGGATGCCAACCTTCCTTCCACCTGGACAGATGGCTGCTTTGCGTCCATTTGTGATTCATCAACAAGGACTACCCCATTCTGTGCAATTGCAAGGAACACAATCCCCTTTTCACTCCGTGCCCGCAATTTCTACAATTCAACAATGGCAGCAGCACCAG CCAGATAACCAACATGCGCCTGTGCACCAGCATCAGCAAACCCAAGAAAACTCTGTGGGAACAGAGTCCAATGGTTACTGTCAAGTATCAGAGAATGAGCAAACTCtgaattcgagttatttggataaTAATATCAATCAAGAGTTACTTCCTGGTTCAGTGGTTCTTTCACCAAATGAAGAGGCACAG CTATTGAACAATGTTCAGGTGCTCAACTCTGTTGATAAAAGCTATGATAGTGTTCAATCTCAACAAAACTTGCTGCAAGTTTCTTCCCAGTTTCATGATTCTCTAAGACTGGATCCTATTGAGAACAATAATGCCAATAAG GAAAAGAGTATAAACTCTGTTATTGATAATGGAGTGGAGAACAAAAACCCGGGGATGGAACTTTTGAATCCTTCCATCAGTGCATCCTCATCCGAAGCGTCAACTCCTGTAAATTTCATTGAAACAACAAACACTCCTTTGGTTTCTGTTTTGACCAATGGCATTGTTTCCACCGGACAGAAAACTGATGTGGTTGGGAAGACTGGGGAACACTTTCTACTCGACGAGAGATCATTGCTTGCTTGCATAGTTCGCACGATTGGATCTGGTGGCAGAATTAGGATTAGTTCAACG CTCCCTAATAGGCTTGGAAAAATGCTTGGCCCTCTACACTGGCATGATTATAAGAAGCAGTATGGGAAGCTTGATGATTTTGTGGCTAGCCATCCTGAG TTATTCGTGATAGAGGGGGACTTCATTCAGCTCCGAGAGGGTGCACAAGAAATCATAGCTGCTACAGCTGCTGTCGCAAAAGTGGCAGCAGCAGCGGCTGCTGCACCTTCATCATACTCGTCATTTTTGCCTTCTGTGACAGTGACTCCCATGGCACAGTCCCACCGGCTGAAAAAGATATATTCGTTTGATTCCTCACCTGTCAATGTTGATAAGAGCAATTTAAATTCTTCCCACTTATTAGTGACACCGAGTCAAAACTTGAACGGGGCCTCCTTTAACATCAGTGGTGGAATTTCGAATGTCAAAATTTTGAGCAAACCCAAGGATCGTGTGGAAAGAAATGACTCCGAATCTAAGCTGGGTCGATCTGTACAAGTTGAAAATGGGACGAACTCTGACAAGAATGACTTTTTTCAAAGCAAGGGTGTGTCGCAAGCGAGACATGGCACAAGCAG GGCAATTGGGGCTGCCTCCAACCCTAGGAGATAG